In Vespa velutina chromosome 14, iVesVel2.1, whole genome shotgun sequence, one DNA window encodes the following:
- the LOC124954092 gene encoding pre-mRNA-splicing factor syf1 homolog isoform X1, protein MIERKDTEGNLYTFYDEDLPYEEEILRNPYSVKHWQRYIDHLKNTKSNNLNMVYERALTELPGSYKLWYNYLRHRLSQLKKRCITDPLYEDVNNAFERALVFMHKMPRIWMDYCMLMTKQCYITRTRQVFDRSLRALPITQHHRIWPLYIDFLKKHNVYETSVRVFRRYLKLAPEDTEEYIEYLISIGRLDEAAIKLAQIVNQDDFVSKHGKSNHQLWNELCNLISKNPSKIKSLNVDAIIRGGLRRYTDQLGPLWNSLADYYVRSGLFERARDIYEEAIQTVTTVRDFTQVFDAYAQFEELSLSKCIEDETVISTEEGNLELELRLARFEHLMERRLLLLNSVLLRQNPHNVQEWHKRVKLYEGQPHEIINTYTEAVQTVQPQLAVGKLHTLWVAFGKFYEENSQIADARVIFERATHVPYTKVDDLASVWCEWAEMEIRHGNCKEALKLMHRATAMPFRKVSYHDENETVQMRLYKSLKVWSMYADLEESFGTFKTCKAVYDKIIDLKIATPQIIINYGLFLEENNYFEEAFRAYEKGIALFKWPNVYDVWNTYLTKFLKRYGGTKLERTRDLFEQCLEHCPNKYAKALYLLYAKLEEEHGLARHAMSVYERATSAVLPEERFEMFNIYIKKAADIYGVPKTRQIYEKAIEVLNDENTREMCLRFAEMETKLGEVDRARAIYAHCSQICDPRVSSNFWKVWKEFEVQHGNEDTMREMLRIKRSVQAMYNTQVNMMSAQMLNNVSNQVSGVQIDSMRALDNKTSDTTTQSGLKDTIKFVRGITETDGKESSRVNNPDEIDIDMDMDDDNENEGEEEIEEEMSIEKQVIPSQVFGSLKTTDNDTNEDE, encoded by the exons atgatagaaCGAAAAGATACTGAAggaaatttatatactttt TACGATGAAGATTTACCTTATGAAGAGGAAATCTTACGAAATCCATATTCCGTAAAACATTGGCAGCGTTATATcgatcatttgaaaaatacaaaaagtaataatttaaatatggTTTATGAACGTGCCTTGACAGAACTCCCTGGAAG TTACAAATTATGGTATAATTATCTTCGACACCGATTAagccaattaaaaaaaagatgtataaCAGATCCTCTTTATGAAGATGTAAATAATGCATTTGAAAGAGCTTTGGTATTTATGCATAAAATGCCACGTATTTGGATGGATTATTGCATGCTAATGACAAAACAATGCTACATAACGCGTACTCGTCAAGTATTTGATCGTTCTCTTAGAGCACTTCCAATTACACAGCATCATCGTATATGGCCACTTTACATAGACTTTTTGAAGAAACACAATGTTTACGAAACATCTGTAAGAGTATTCAGGCGATATTTGAAg TTGGCACCTGAGGACACAGAggaatatattgaatatttaatatctattggAAGGCTTGATGAAGCAGCTATAAAACTTGCACAAATTGTTAATCAGGATGATTTTGTATCAAAACATGGAAAATCTAATCATCAATTGTGGAATGAATTGTGCAATTTGATATCAAAAAATCcttctaaaataaaatctcttaACGTAGATGCCATTATAAGAGGTGGTTTAAGGAGATACACCGATCAGTTAGGTCCATTATGGAACTCATTAGCTGATTATTATGTTCGCAGTGGTCTCTTTGAGAGG GCAAGAGATATTTATGAAGAAGCTATACAAACAGTAACTACTGTTAGAGACTTTACGCAAGTCTTTGATGCATATGCACAATTTGAAGAATTAAGTCTTAGTAAATGTATAGAAGATGAAACCGTTATTTCAACAGAGGAGG GTAATTTAGAATTGGAGTTACGTCTAGCAAGATTTGAACATCTTATGGAAAGGAGATTGTTATTACTTAATTCGGTATTATTAAGACAAAATCCTCATAACGTACAGGAGTGGCATAAGAGAGTAAAACTTTATGAAGGACAGCCGCACGag ataattaatacatatacggAAGCAGTACAAACTGTACAACCACAATTAGCAGTAGGCAAGTTACATACTTTGTGGGTTGCATTTGGCAAgttttatgaagaaaatagTCAAATAGCAGATGCCAGAGTTATATTTGAAAGAGCTACTCATGTCCCCTATACTAAGGTAGATGATCTAGCATCAGTATGGTGTGAATGGGCAGAAATGGAGATCAGACATGg GAATTGTAAAGAGGCTTTAAAACTTATGCATCGTGCTACGGCCATGCCGTTCCGTAAAGTTTCATATcacgatgaaaatgaaactGTTCAAATGAGATTGTATAAATCTTTAAAAGTGTGGTCAATGTATGCAGATTTAGAAGAAAGTTTTGGTACATTCAAG ACATGCAAGGCagtatatgataaaataatagatttaaaaatagcAACACCtcaaatcattattaactaTGGATTGTTCTTGGAAGAGAATAATTACTTCGAGGAAGCTTTTAGG gCATATGAAAAAGGAATCGCGCTCTTTAAATGGCCTAATGTATATGATGTATGGAATACATATCTCACcaaatttttaaaacgttATGGTGGAACAAAGTTGGAACGTACACGTGATTTATTCGAGCAATGTTTAGAACACTGTCCAAATAAATACGCTAAAg cgttatatttattgtatgcAAAATTGGAAGAAGAGCATGGTTTGGCTAGGCACGCAATGTCCGTATATGAACGAGCGACTAGTGCAGTTTTACCCGAAGAAAGATtcgaa atgtttaacatatatataaagaaagcaGCAGATATTTATGGTGTGCCAAAAACTAGACAAATATACGAAAAGGCTATTGAAGTTTTGAATGATGAAAATACAAGAGAAATGTGTTTAAGATTTGCTGAAATGGAAACAAAATTAGGAGAAGTAGATAGGGCAAGAGCTATTTATGCACATTGTAGTCAAATATGTGATCCTAGA GTATCATCGAACTTTTGGAAAGTGTGGAAGGAATTTGAAGTACAGCATGGAAATGAAGATACGATGCGTGAAATGCTTAGAATTAAACGTAGTGTGCAAGCCATGTATAACACCCAAGTGAATATGATGTCTGCTCAAATGTTGAATAATGTATCTAATCAAGTGTCTGGTGTACAAATTGATAGTATGCGTGCGCTAGATAATAAAACCTctg ACACAACTACTCAATCTGGATTGAAGGATACTATTAAATTTGTACGTGGTATAACAGAAACAGATGGAAAAGAATCATCACGTGTAAATAATCCAGATGAAATTGATATTGATATGGATAtggatgatgataatgaaaatgaaggagaagaagagattgaagaag aaATGTCTATTGAAAAACAAGTCATTCCATCGCAAGTATTTGGTAGCTTAAAAACAACAGACAATGACACAAACGAAGATGAGTGA
- the LOC124954092 gene encoding pre-mRNA-splicing factor syf1 homolog isoform X2: MHKMPRIWMDYCMLMTKQCYITRTRQVFDRSLRALPITQHHRIWPLYIDFLKKHNVYETSVRVFRRYLKLAPEDTEEYIEYLISIGRLDEAAIKLAQIVNQDDFVSKHGKSNHQLWNELCNLISKNPSKIKSLNVDAIIRGGLRRYTDQLGPLWNSLADYYVRSGLFERARDIYEEAIQTVTTVRDFTQVFDAYAQFEELSLSKCIEDETVISTEEGNLELELRLARFEHLMERRLLLLNSVLLRQNPHNVQEWHKRVKLYEGQPHEIINTYTEAVQTVQPQLAVGKLHTLWVAFGKFYEENSQIADARVIFERATHVPYTKVDDLASVWCEWAEMEIRHGNCKEALKLMHRATAMPFRKVSYHDENETVQMRLYKSLKVWSMYADLEESFGTFKTCKAVYDKIIDLKIATPQIIINYGLFLEENNYFEEAFRAYEKGIALFKWPNVYDVWNTYLTKFLKRYGGTKLERTRDLFEQCLEHCPNKYAKALYLLYAKLEEEHGLARHAMSVYERATSAVLPEERFEMFNIYIKKAADIYGVPKTRQIYEKAIEVLNDENTREMCLRFAEMETKLGEVDRARAIYAHCSQICDPRVSSNFWKVWKEFEVQHGNEDTMREMLRIKRSVQAMYNTQVNMMSAQMLNNVSNQVSGVQIDSMRALDNKTSDTTTQSGLKDTIKFVRGITETDGKESSRVNNPDEIDIDMDMDDDNENEGEEEIEEEMSIEKQVIPSQVFGSLKTTDNDTNEDE, translated from the exons ATGCATAAAATGCCACGTATTTGGATGGATTATTGCATGCTAATGACAAAACAATGCTACATAACGCGTACTCGTCAAGTATTTGATCGTTCTCTTAGAGCACTTCCAATTACACAGCATCATCGTATATGGCCACTTTACATAGACTTTTTGAAGAAACACAATGTTTACGAAACATCTGTAAGAGTATTCAGGCGATATTTGAAg TTGGCACCTGAGGACACAGAggaatatattgaatatttaatatctattggAAGGCTTGATGAAGCAGCTATAAAACTTGCACAAATTGTTAATCAGGATGATTTTGTATCAAAACATGGAAAATCTAATCATCAATTGTGGAATGAATTGTGCAATTTGATATCAAAAAATCcttctaaaataaaatctcttaACGTAGATGCCATTATAAGAGGTGGTTTAAGGAGATACACCGATCAGTTAGGTCCATTATGGAACTCATTAGCTGATTATTATGTTCGCAGTGGTCTCTTTGAGAGG GCAAGAGATATTTATGAAGAAGCTATACAAACAGTAACTACTGTTAGAGACTTTACGCAAGTCTTTGATGCATATGCACAATTTGAAGAATTAAGTCTTAGTAAATGTATAGAAGATGAAACCGTTATTTCAACAGAGGAGG GTAATTTAGAATTGGAGTTACGTCTAGCAAGATTTGAACATCTTATGGAAAGGAGATTGTTATTACTTAATTCGGTATTATTAAGACAAAATCCTCATAACGTACAGGAGTGGCATAAGAGAGTAAAACTTTATGAAGGACAGCCGCACGag ataattaatacatatacggAAGCAGTACAAACTGTACAACCACAATTAGCAGTAGGCAAGTTACATACTTTGTGGGTTGCATTTGGCAAgttttatgaagaaaatagTCAAATAGCAGATGCCAGAGTTATATTTGAAAGAGCTACTCATGTCCCCTATACTAAGGTAGATGATCTAGCATCAGTATGGTGTGAATGGGCAGAAATGGAGATCAGACATGg GAATTGTAAAGAGGCTTTAAAACTTATGCATCGTGCTACGGCCATGCCGTTCCGTAAAGTTTCATATcacgatgaaaatgaaactGTTCAAATGAGATTGTATAAATCTTTAAAAGTGTGGTCAATGTATGCAGATTTAGAAGAAAGTTTTGGTACATTCAAG ACATGCAAGGCagtatatgataaaataatagatttaaaaatagcAACACCtcaaatcattattaactaTGGATTGTTCTTGGAAGAGAATAATTACTTCGAGGAAGCTTTTAGG gCATATGAAAAAGGAATCGCGCTCTTTAAATGGCCTAATGTATATGATGTATGGAATACATATCTCACcaaatttttaaaacgttATGGTGGAACAAAGTTGGAACGTACACGTGATTTATTCGAGCAATGTTTAGAACACTGTCCAAATAAATACGCTAAAg cgttatatttattgtatgcAAAATTGGAAGAAGAGCATGGTTTGGCTAGGCACGCAATGTCCGTATATGAACGAGCGACTAGTGCAGTTTTACCCGAAGAAAGATtcgaa atgtttaacatatatataaagaaagcaGCAGATATTTATGGTGTGCCAAAAACTAGACAAATATACGAAAAGGCTATTGAAGTTTTGAATGATGAAAATACAAGAGAAATGTGTTTAAGATTTGCTGAAATGGAAACAAAATTAGGAGAAGTAGATAGGGCAAGAGCTATTTATGCACATTGTAGTCAAATATGTGATCCTAGA GTATCATCGAACTTTTGGAAAGTGTGGAAGGAATTTGAAGTACAGCATGGAAATGAAGATACGATGCGTGAAATGCTTAGAATTAAACGTAGTGTGCAAGCCATGTATAACACCCAAGTGAATATGATGTCTGCTCAAATGTTGAATAATGTATCTAATCAAGTGTCTGGTGTACAAATTGATAGTATGCGTGCGCTAGATAATAAAACCTctg ACACAACTACTCAATCTGGATTGAAGGATACTATTAAATTTGTACGTGGTATAACAGAAACAGATGGAAAAGAATCATCACGTGTAAATAATCCAGATGAAATTGATATTGATATGGATAtggatgatgataatgaaaatgaaggagaagaagagattgaagaag aaATGTCTATTGAAAAACAAGTCATTCCATCGCAAGTATTTGGTAGCTTAAAAACAACAGACAATGACACAAACGAAGATGAGTGA